The following proteins are encoded in a genomic region of Microcoleus sp. FACHB-68:
- a CDS encoding 3-deoxy-7-phosphoheptulonate synthase, producing the protein MPNKILDAHIENAQILISPIEIKAKLPLTVSTGNHVLQYRKEIQEILDGKDKRKFIVVGPCSIHDVDAGYEYAKRLKTLSEKVKDKFLLIMRVYFEKPRTTVGWKGLINDPDMDDSFHIEKGLHLGRQFLIGIAELQLPAATEALDPIVPQYIGDLISWTAIGARTTESQTHREMASGLSMPVGFKNSTDGSIEVALNALQSASKPHHFLGINARGLVSVFKTTGNAYGHIILRGGNGQPNFYPDHVKAVEERLQKADQAVRMVIDCSHGNSNKDYKKQGYVFENVMQQIADGNTSIVGLMLESNIYEGGQSIPIPSQLDQLKYGVSVTDKCIGWEETEEMILAAYEKLP; encoded by the coding sequence TTGAAAACGCCCAGATTTTAATTAGTCCGATTGAAATCAAAGCGAAATTACCATTAACGGTTTCAACCGGCAATCATGTTTTGCAGTATCGCAAAGAAATACAAGAGATCCTGGATGGGAAGGATAAGCGGAAATTTATCGTCGTAGGCCCTTGTTCTATTCATGATGTAGATGCCGGCTATGAATATGCAAAGCGCCTTAAAACACTTTCAGAAAAAGTAAAAGATAAATTTTTACTGATCATGAGGGTTTATTTTGAAAAACCCAGAACAACCGTGGGCTGGAAAGGATTAATTAACGATCCAGACATGGATGATTCTTTTCATATAGAAAAAGGGTTACACCTGGGGCGTCAGTTCCTAATTGGAATTGCCGAATTGCAATTGCCGGCAGCCACAGAAGCCCTCGATCCCATCGTCCCACAATATATCGGCGACTTGATTTCCTGGACAGCTATTGGCGCACGCACCACGGAATCGCAAACGCACCGGGAAATGGCTAGTGGGCTTTCTATGCCGGTGGGTTTCAAAAACAGCACAGATGGCAGCATAGAAGTTGCTTTGAATGCCTTGCAATCAGCAAGCAAACCTCACCATTTCCTAGGAATTAACGCCAGAGGATTAGTGTCTGTTTTCAAAACGACGGGCAATGCCTACGGTCATATTATTCTCCGAGGCGGGAATGGTCAGCCTAACTTTTACCCAGATCATGTAAAAGCAGTAGAAGAAAGATTGCAAAAGGCCGATCAAGCCGTGAGAATGGTCATTGATTGCAGCCACGGCAATTCAAACAAAGATTACAAAAAACAAGGGTACGTTTTTGAGAACGTAATGCAACAAATTGCAGACGGTAACACGTCAATTGTTGGCTTGATGTTGGAATCGAATATCTATGAAGGAGGTCAATCGATTCCGATTCCAAGTCAACTCGATCAACTCAAATACGGGGTTTCTGTCACTGATAAATGTATCGGCTGGGAAGAAACAGAAGAAATGATTTTGGCGGCATACGAAAAACTGCCATAA